A part of Candidatus Electrothrix aestuarii genomic DNA contains:
- a CDS encoding IS3 family transposase codes for MSRQAYYQALQRQMLQAAENQLIVELVRAIRQRHPRMGGRKLHYELQDSMTALGIFRGRDAFFKLLSAHNLLVPTRLSRRRTTHAGLWRCPNLLIDLTITHVHQAWVGDITYITTEAGFVYLALLTDVFSRFIVGFDLSSSLAVEGCDRALKQAIAQADGADLRGLIHHSDHGVQYTAWLYRERLQKMEIRSSMGEVGNCYENALAERVNGILKGEYGLDDLFIDKEHAQKAVREAVWLYNYERPHLALNYGKPAEIYFEKIDVK; via the coding sequence ATCAGTCGGCAGGCATATTACCAGGCATTGCAGCGACAGATGCTCCAGGCAGCCGAAAACCAACTCATCGTGGAACTGGTCAGGGCCATCCGCCAGCGTCACCCACGTATGGGCGGACGAAAACTGCATTACGAACTACAGGATTCGATGACCGCCTTGGGAATTTTCAGGGGCAGAGACGCATTTTTCAAGCTGTTGTCAGCACATAACCTGCTGGTTCCAACCAGACTCAGCCGTCGCAGAACCACACATGCAGGCCTGTGGCGATGTCCCAACCTGTTGATTGATTTAACCATTACCCACGTCCATCAGGCCTGGGTTGGTGACATCACCTATATCACGACCGAGGCAGGATTTGTTTATCTGGCTTTACTGACCGATGTTTTTTCTCGCTTTATTGTCGGCTTCGATCTCTCGTCGTCGCTTGCGGTCGAAGGGTGTGACCGGGCGCTGAAACAGGCGATAGCACAGGCTGACGGTGCTGATTTGCGTGGCCTGATCCATCATTCGGATCATGGGGTGCAATACACCGCCTGGTTGTACCGGGAGCGATTGCAAAAGATGGAGATACGTTCCAGCATGGGAGAAGTGGGCAACTGTTACGAAAACGCCTTAGCTGAACGAGTGAATGGAATCTTAAAAGGCGAATATGGCCTTGACGACCTTTTCATTGATAAGGAACATGCTCAGAAAGCTGTCCGGGAAGCTGTATGGCTATACAATTATGAACGGCCTCATCTGGCACTCAACTATGGCAAGCCTGCAGAGATTTATTTTGAGAAAATTGATGTGAAGTAG
- a CDS encoding SPASM domain-containing protein, with amino-acid sequence MMPNAQADTKEKADQQVNQDTSPFRKAIHLLYVPTKFCNMSCRYCYLGDLTATKPEPDKVLGTLNTALEKLLAHGYLPFNLSFHGGEVTTLPSELLDGLFSIAARHYAEYGEEIKAQGFRVSPPHIKTNLFDFQRHWDVFIKHRVSISGSVDLPLRLHGQFRRDKQGRSTLAQIKENLKLLATYPHNKKISCVVTRAHLDAIDEFIAEINFLHYEIGLDMSRFNVMFGFDSNKNRGRFSQQDLGATMLSDAEQVRFYQAVKKAFVGTPLENALRTEWFKEFTPEYCCSSVNCGGKFFLLQFDGEVFSCPRGQSSPAYRYGNIFTDGVEAVIGNGWNMMERNENLLDIDDDCACCPWLPHCNLGCTFVRQETGLKKSYTCLLQKQLYQDAPDRWPPLPPEEITAYAQRLFLNNNIKKLQQGYVKKERVISPELFTDTNTLSEIIRHDAKLQALYSDELFFLRINGVEYRLHSAILKNEMDIEVLDPSSTILLGVRKDVFSLACEDEINNYVHLMLLRDTAVVYGDEQRTKQEHIFDYSLYRNAFFAAAQQEGGYAVLDISQLLISHAPFYMDGVRNIFFITTKALREYHYSKHRKNAFYHIQAINLPFQNIEFYWQEDN; translated from the coding sequence ATGATGCCAAATGCACAAGCTGACACTAAGGAGAAAGCAGACCAGCAAGTAAACCAGGATACAAGCCCGTTCCGCAAGGCCATCCATCTGCTCTATGTGCCGACTAAGTTCTGCAACATGAGCTGCCGCTACTGCTATCTGGGTGACCTGACCGCTACCAAGCCGGAGCCGGACAAAGTGCTCGGCACCTTGAACACGGCCCTGGAGAAGCTGTTAGCGCATGGCTACCTGCCCTTTAACCTTTCCTTTCACGGTGGCGAGGTCACTACCCTTCCTTCAGAGCTCCTTGACGGCCTCTTCAGCATAGCCGCCCGCCATTATGCAGAATATGGCGAAGAGATCAAAGCCCAGGGCTTCCGGGTCAGTCCGCCGCACATCAAAACCAACCTCTTTGATTTTCAGCGACATTGGGATGTCTTTATTAAGCACCGGGTCTCAATCAGCGGCAGCGTGGACCTCCCCCTTCGTCTGCACGGACAATTTCGCCGAGATAAACAGGGACGCAGCACCCTCGCCCAAATCAAGGAAAATCTCAAACTCCTGGCCACCTATCCCCATAACAAAAAGATCTCCTGCGTGGTCACCCGCGCCCACCTGGATGCGATTGATGAATTTATCGCCGAGATCAACTTCCTCCACTATGAGATCGGCCTGGACATGAGCCGCTTCAATGTCATGTTCGGCTTTGACTCGAACAAGAACAGAGGTAGATTCAGCCAGCAGGACCTTGGCGCAACCATGCTCAGCGATGCTGAACAGGTCCGTTTCTATCAGGCAGTAAAAAAGGCCTTTGTCGGTACTCCCTTGGAAAATGCCTTACGCACCGAGTGGTTCAAGGAATTTACCCCGGAATATTGTTGCTCTTCAGTTAATTGCGGGGGCAAGTTCTTCCTGCTCCAGTTTGACGGCGAGGTCTTTTCCTGCCCACGCGGTCAGTCATCACCCGCATATCGCTACGGCAATATCTTCACCGACGGCGTGGAGGCGGTGATTGGCAACGGCTGGAATATGATGGAGCGCAACGAAAATCTCCTCGACATTGATGATGACTGCGCCTGCTGTCCGTGGCTACCGCATTGCAACCTGGGCTGCACTTTTGTCCGTCAAGAGACCGGGCTGAAAAAGAGCTACACCTGCCTGCTCCAGAAGCAGCTCTACCAAGATGCGCCGGACCGCTGGCCGCCTCTTCCTCCAGAGGAAATCACTGCGTATGCCCAACGTCTTTTTCTGAATAATAATATCAAGAAACTGCAACAGGGCTACGTGAAAAAGGAGCGAGTCATCAGCCCAGAGCTTTTTACTGACACCAATACTCTGAGCGAAATCATCCGCCATGATGCAAAACTCCAGGCCCTGTACAGCGACGAGTTGTTCTTTCTACGGATAAACGGGGTGGAATACCGTCTGCACTCGGCAATCCTAAAAAATGAGATGGACATTGAGGTACTGGACCCGAGCAGTACGATCTTACTCGGGGTACGAAAAGATGTATTCAGCCTTGCCTGTGAGGACGAAATCAATAACTACGTCCACCTGATGCTGTTGCGGGATACTGCTGTGGTCTATGGTGACGAGCAGCGCACCAAACAGGAACATATCTTTGACTATTCGCTCTACAGAAACGCCTTTTTTGCTGCTGCCCAACAGGAAGGGGGCTATGCGGTGCTGGATATCTCCCAGCTACTGATCAGTCATGCCCCGTTCTATATGGATGGTGTGCGAAATATTTTCTTTATCACCACCAAGGCCCTGCGCGAATATCATTATAGTAAACATCGTAAGAACGCCTTTTATCACATCCAGGCAATTAACCTGCCTTTTCAGAATATTGAGTTCTATTGGCAAGAAGACAACTGA
- a CDS encoding transposase → MKKEPVKRYSQALKQQVVREYEEGVSIYSLRQKYGIGAHGTVERWIKKFGRSGYRAEVVHIQTVEDQLEFKAMKSRIKELESALAQSVLENRMLETTIEVADQSLGTDIKKISGGNYNQGSSCKADQQAGGL, encoded by the coding sequence ATGAAAAAAGAACCTGTCAAACGTTACAGCCAGGCACTTAAACAACAGGTTGTCAGAGAGTACGAAGAGGGCGTCAGCATCTACAGCTTGCGTCAGAAATATGGCATTGGCGCTCACGGCACCGTAGAGCGATGGATTAAGAAGTTTGGCCGTTCCGGTTACCGCGCCGAGGTTGTGCATATCCAAACGGTTGAAGATCAGCTTGAATTTAAAGCAATGAAAAGCCGGATCAAGGAGCTGGAATCGGCATTGGCACAAAGCGTCCTTGAAAACCGGATGCTGGAAACCACGATAGAAGTAGCCGATCAATCATTGGGCACTGATATTAAAAAAATTTCGGGAGGAAATTATAACCAGGGCAGCAGCTGTAAGGCAGATCAGCAGGCAGGCGGCCTGTAA
- a CDS encoding P-II family nitrogen regulator: protein MKKIEVIIKPFKLDDLKEALNELGIKGMTVSEVKGFGRQKGHTEIYRGAEYKVDFIPKIKIEIVIDASEVDKVIDAVISSTRTGKIGDGKIFVLPVDTVCRIRTGEKGKEAI from the coding sequence ATGAAGAAGATAGAGGTTATCATCAAACCCTTTAAACTAGACGACCTGAAAGAAGCACTCAATGAGCTTGGAATCAAGGGGATGACCGTCAGCGAGGTTAAGGGTTTTGGTCGACAAAAGGGACATACCGAGATCTACCGTGGTGCTGAGTATAAAGTTGATTTCATCCCGAAGATTAAAATTGAAATCGTTATTGATGCCAGCGAAGTAGATAAGGTTATTGATGCGGTGATATCCAGCACCAGAACCGGCAAGATCGGTGATGGAAAAATCTTTGTCCTGCCGGTAGATACCGTATGCAGAATCAGGACAGGAGAAAAAGGCAAGGAGGCCATATAA
- a CDS encoding DUF4360 domain-containing protein: protein MKLLKVFFALVVLTVFAGQAFAGPPVYFKAPVKFRGTGCPGPNSVSVSGEGTDTMTVLFDQFDAARPKNNAASGMMRASCSFVVPVHVPQGLQVSTMTADWRGYAEGRTKLHREYFFAGQRGPRLDDSPRGDYTLHDNLAHGTVVWGKCGADVPMRINASVRATSNPSYIAVDTVDLKNKIVFHLKWKKCGR, encoded by the coding sequence ATGAAGCTGTTGAAAGTTTTTTTTGCTCTTGTCGTGTTAACAGTTTTTGCAGGCCAAGCATTTGCTGGCCCGCCCGTGTATTTCAAAGCACCTGTGAAATTTAGAGGCACAGGGTGTCCTGGACCCAATTCAGTGAGTGTTTCTGGCGAAGGTACCGACACTATGACTGTTTTGTTTGATCAATTTGATGCCGCAAGACCGAAGAATAATGCTGCAAGCGGTATGATGCGTGCCTCCTGCAGTTTTGTTGTACCAGTTCATGTGCCACAAGGTCTTCAGGTATCCACCATGACTGCGGACTGGAGGGGATACGCCGAAGGGAGAACCAAGCTGCATCGTGAGTATTTTTTTGCCGGTCAAAGAGGACCAAGGCTTGACGATTCCCCGAGAGGCGATTATACCTTGCATGATAATCTGGCACATGGCACTGTTGTATGGGGCAAATGTGGAGCAGACGTCCCTATGCGAATTAATGCGAGTGTACGCGCCACAAGTAACCCCAGCTATATCGCAGTTGACACGGTTGATCTGAAAAACAAGATAGTTTTCCATTTGAAGTGGAAAAAATGCGGCCGTTGA
- a CDS encoding GNAT family N-acetyltransferase, giving the protein MITTKRLLLRDLTHSDLDSLTTMFSSPDVMRFIGPRRPMSKAESADWLQHQMALQGQGTARRGVALQKNDLLIGICGFQWINEEWDFGYYFRQEYWGNGYAQEACQAILKKKSSIIGNERFSVFITDNNLPSKALISKLGFVRKKKTTKSGEGGAYYSLPPPLPTKLQQDIILDK; this is encoded by the coding sequence ATGATCACAACCAAGCGCCTACTCCTCAGAGACCTTACCCACTCTGACCTCGATTCCCTCACCACAATGTTCTCCTCCCCCGATGTCATGCGCTTCATCGGCCCGCGTCGCCCAATGAGCAAGGCTGAATCAGCCGATTGGCTCCAACACCAGATGGCCCTTCAAGGCCAAGGCACAGCTCGACGAGGCGTGGCATTGCAAAAAAACGATCTTCTCATCGGCATATGCGGTTTCCAATGGATCAATGAGGAGTGGGATTTTGGCTACTACTTCCGCCAAGAATACTGGGGCAACGGCTATGCCCAGGAAGCATGCCAAGCTATTCTGAAAAAGAAGTCCTCCATAATTGGCAACGAGCGTTTCTCGGTGTTCATCACAGACAACAACCTGCCGAGCAAGGCGCTTATCTCTAAACTTGGTTTTGTACGCAAGAAAAAAACTACCAAGAGCGGGGAAGGAGGTGCGTATTACTCCCTCCCCCCGCCCCTTCCTACCAAACTACAACAAGATATTATTCTTGACAAATAG
- a CDS encoding DUF6719 family protein → MKFFSLNVTAILLATLLLALLPGCHQAARNKVLKKMPAKGTLSYNDIVYVENDGSCDIGQVIKVTGGKKSKGIKRKYECVSMPE, encoded by the coding sequence ATGAAATTCTTTTCATTAAATGTGACTGCCATTCTTCTTGCCACGCTCCTTCTGGCACTTCTACCAGGATGCCACCAGGCCGCTCGCAACAAGGTGTTGAAAAAAATGCCCGCAAAAGGCACGCTTTCGTATAATGATATTGTTTACGTAGAGAATGACGGGAGCTGTGATATCGGCCAGGTCATTAAGGTCACCGGCGGCAAGAAGAGCAAGGGGATCAAAAGGAAATATGAATGCGTCAGCATGCCGGAGTGA
- a CDS encoding DUF4153 domain-containing protein has translation MSFIAGTVVKLPLFFPALDDDRFYSRNLGTIIISALIAYFCLRKPFWKRSTGIIIALLIGGIVYLNLLPDNPKSQTIVLSCLHMPFVFWSLLGVTFLGGAWKDLSGRMDYIRYNGELLIYSTIILIGGMVLTGLTVALFHLISLNIEEWYMKNVVVYGAVASPIVATLLIDRIVGKRFKIAPLLAKVFTPLFLTTVIIYLLTMILEQKSPFTDRDFLIAFNALLLVVLGLCVFSISERGSKETIGMSDAMNIMLASTTLLINIVALAAILFRLTSYGFTPNRIAVLGANLLAFGHLKGILWYYIGFTRGKNTIDDLERWIVAYLPAYTTWSCIVSVGFPLAFYFT, from the coding sequence TTGTCTTTCATTGCTGGCACCGTGGTCAAGCTTCCCCTCTTTTTTCCAGCTCTGGATGATGACAGGTTTTACAGTCGTAATCTCGGAACAATTATCATCAGCGCCCTGATTGCCTACTTCTGCCTGCGAAAGCCTTTCTGGAAAAGGAGCACAGGCATTATTATCGCCCTGCTGATCGGCGGGATAGTCTACCTGAACCTCCTGCCAGATAATCCAAAATCGCAAACCATTGTCCTTTCCTGTCTCCACATGCCCTTTGTATTTTGGTCTCTTCTTGGTGTCACCTTTCTCGGCGGCGCCTGGAAAGATCTCTCTGGAAGGATGGACTATATTCGCTACAACGGAGAACTGCTCATCTATAGCACCATCATCCTTATCGGTGGCATGGTACTCACCGGACTCACAGTCGCTCTTTTTCACCTGATTAGTCTCAACATAGAAGAATGGTACATGAAGAATGTGGTGGTATATGGAGCAGTGGCCTCCCCGATTGTTGCAACCCTGCTTATTGATCGGATTGTCGGCAAGCGATTTAAAATAGCTCCGCTTCTGGCCAAGGTGTTCACTCCACTGTTTCTTACCACTGTTATTATCTATCTGCTTACAATGATTCTGGAGCAAAAGAGCCCCTTCACAGATAGAGACTTCCTGATTGCTTTTAACGCGCTCCTTCTGGTTGTCCTGGGATTATGTGTTTTCTCTATTTCAGAACGTGGCTCCAAAGAAACAATAGGCATGTCTGATGCCATGAATATCATGCTGGCATCAACCACACTGCTCATCAATATCGTTGCCCTGGCAGCGATCCTCTTTCGTTTGACATCATACGGATTCACACCCAACCGCATTGCCGTGCTTGGCGCAAACCTGTTGGCATTCGGCCATCTCAAGGGTATTTTATGGTACTATATAGGCTTTACCAGAGGGAAAAACACCATTGATGACCTTGAACGATGGATCGTGGCTTACCTTCCGGCCTACACAACATGGTCTTGCATTGTCTCGGTGGGCTTTCCGTTGGCTTTTTATTTCACGTAG
- the amt gene encoding ammonium transporter, with protein sequence MKKKMLLTGALLTLSLLPTLAGAGDEPTAQGVQTNLDYVWTLVAAALVFFMQAGFAMVEAGFTRAKNAINIMMKNLMDFSMGSLFFWAIGFGLMFGTSGTGWFGTDGFFLSDFKVGGDPWVLAFWMFQCVFAATAATIVSGAMAERTKFTSYLIYSAALCAFIYPVFGSWAWGSLFHGSGWLEGMGFIDFAGSTVVHSIGGWAALAGAIVIGPRVGKYGKNGEVKAIPGHNIPLAAVGVFILWLGWFGFNPGSTTAGITDIAMIFVNTNLAACAGAVTGMLTSWVMFKKPDISMSLNGALAGLVGITAGCANVSPTSSAIIGAIAGVLVVFSVVIIDRMHIDDPVGAVSVHGVCGAWGTLAAGIFNMEGVTAKIITTQLIGIGAAFAWSFGCAFILFTVIKMTVGLRVTEEEEIEGLDYGEHGSHAYADFMTK encoded by the coding sequence ATGAAGAAAAAAATGCTGCTAACCGGAGCTCTGCTTACGCTCTCTCTGTTACCAACTTTAGCCGGTGCCGGTGACGAACCCACCGCACAGGGTGTACAGACCAATCTTGACTATGTGTGGACTTTGGTCGCTGCTGCTCTGGTTTTCTTTATGCAGGCTGGTTTTGCTATGGTTGAGGCTGGTTTTACCCGGGCCAAGAACGCCATTAATATTATGATGAAGAACCTGATGGACTTCAGTATGGGTTCTCTGTTCTTCTGGGCCATCGGTTTTGGCCTGATGTTTGGAACCAGTGGTACAGGTTGGTTCGGAACTGACGGTTTTTTCCTCAGCGATTTCAAAGTGGGCGGAGATCCTTGGGTTCTTGCCTTCTGGATGTTCCAGTGTGTTTTTGCTGCAACCGCTGCAACCATCGTTTCCGGTGCAATGGCTGAGCGTACCAAATTCACCAGCTACCTGATCTACAGCGCTGCACTTTGCGCCTTTATTTACCCGGTTTTCGGTAGCTGGGCATGGGGCAGCCTGTTCCACGGTAGTGGCTGGCTTGAAGGAATGGGTTTCATTGATTTCGCAGGCTCAACCGTTGTTCACTCTATCGGTGGCTGGGCAGCTCTGGCAGGCGCTATCGTCATTGGACCACGTGTAGGAAAATACGGCAAGAACGGTGAAGTAAAGGCAATTCCTGGTCACAACATCCCGCTGGCAGCTGTTGGTGTCTTCATCCTCTGGCTCGGTTGGTTCGGATTCAACCCCGGTTCCACCACCGCAGGCATCACTGATATCGCCATGATCTTTGTTAACACCAACTTGGCAGCTTGTGCCGGTGCCGTTACCGGCATGCTCACCTCTTGGGTTATGTTCAAGAAGCCGGACATCAGCATGAGTCTCAACGGCGCACTGGCTGGTCTGGTAGGTATCACCGCCGGTTGTGCCAATGTCAGCCCGACCAGCTCTGCAATCATCGGGGCAATCGCTGGTGTTCTGGTTGTCTTCTCGGTTGTCATCATCGATCGCATGCACATCGATGACCCGGTGGGGGCAGTTTCTGTCCACGGCGTCTGCGGTGCTTGGGGAACCTTGGCTGCTGGTATCTTCAACATGGAAGGTGTAACCGCCAAGATCATCACCACACAGCTGATCGGTATTGGCGCGGCCTTTGCCTGGAGCTTCGGTTGCGCGTTCATTCTCTTTACAGTCATCAAAATGACCGTTGGCCTCCGGGTTACCGAAGAGGAAGAGATTGAGGGGCTGGATTATGGCGAGCACGGATCTCATGCCTACGCCGACTTCATGACCAAATAA